A genomic segment from Aegilops tauschii subsp. strangulata cultivar AL8/78 chromosome 1, Aet v6.0, whole genome shotgun sequence encodes:
- the LOC109778322 gene encoding endo-1,3;1,4-beta-D-glucanase yields MAAATVRSTLAPCLLLLLLLSTALASAATAPRLVLLAPSGSHTPCLDNPSDLTAAGDEAGELVRDLGGLQAYVTGSRSSPRAIVLASDYFGFQAPKLRKIADQVADDGYLVVVPDLLHGDPFRDEAKISFQDWLKTHSPVEAAEKTKVLIAALKKLGVSEVGVGGYCWGAKVAVELSKSQEIQVVVISHPSLVTVDDMKEVKHPIEILGGELDQASPPPIVHQFQQALDQNKKIDHFVKIFPGVAHGFACRYNASNAFAVKTAEEARADMLSWFNKYLKKHQELSLHES; encoded by the exons ATGGCCGCTGCCACGGTGCGGTCGACGTTGgccccctgcctcctcctcctcctcctcctgtccacggcgctcgcctccgccgccaccgcgccgcgGCTCGTGCTCCTGGCGCCGTCCGGCTCGCACACGCCGTGCCTGGACAACCCGTCCGACCTGACGGCCGCGGGCGACGAGGCGGGCGAGCTCGTCCGCGACCTCGGCGGCCTCCAGGCCTACGTCACCGGATCCCGCAGCTCCCCGCGCGCCATCGTCCTCGCCTCCGACTACTTCG GCTTCCAAGCGCCAAAACTCAG GAAAATCGCGGACCAGGTTGCAGATGATGGATACTTGGTCGTGGTTCCCGATTTGTTGCACGGGGACCCTTTCAGGGATGAGGCCAAGATTTCATTTCAAGATTGGCTGAAAACTCACTCTCCG GTGGAGGCAGCTGAAAAGACTAAAGTGCTTATTGCTGCTCTGAAGAAGCTAGGGGTGTCTGAAGTTGGGGTTGGAGGTTATTGCTGGGGTG CAAAGGTAGCCGTGGAGCTATCAAAGTCTCAAGAAATTCAAGTGGTTGTCATCTCTCACCCTTCACTAGTGACTGTCGATGACATGAAGG AGGTCAAGCATCCCATTGAGATTCTCGGAGGAGAGCTTGATCAAGCTTCTCCACCGCCGATAGTGCACCAGTTTCAACAGGCCTTAGATCAGAACAAGAAG ATTGACCACTTTGTGAAGATCTTCCCGGGCGTAGCCCACGGCTTTGCTTGCAGATACAACGCCAGCAACGCGTTCGCCGTCAAAACCGCCGAAGAGGCTCGTGCAGACATGCTCAGCTGGTTCAACAAGTATCTGAAGAAGCACCAAGAGCTTTCGCTCCACGAATCTTAG
- the LOC109778321 gene encoding LOW QUALITY PROTEIN: cytosolic sulfotransferase 5 (The sequence of the model RefSeq protein was modified relative to this genomic sequence to represent the inferred CDS: inserted 2 bases in 1 codon) produces MLGSETSSLLHGPVAFKDADDGTIPVHPPXAAVASLPTNQNHASNSKLKRRCYQGVWVREEWAPGIMAMQRSFAARPGDVVLASVPKSGTTWLKALTFATMARAACPPASPAHPLRRLNPHDCVPLVDRLFAVGRDAVLDALPSPRLMCTHMPLSVLPPSISGGPHCKIVYICRDPKDMVVSLWHFVNRAQPDISLQEMFETVCEGTSNGGPFWDHILGYWRASNAEPSRVLFLTYEQMLQDPLDKVRKLAQFLGRPFSDTEEEAGVVAEIVQLCSLENLKNLEANKKGSQGVFFKFSHDSYFRNGVVGDWVNHLTPEMAKRLDAICKEKFRGSGFTF; encoded by the exons ATGCTTGGTAGCGAAACGTCTAGTCTCCTCCATGGCCCCGTGGCGTTCAAGGACGCCGACGACGGCACCATCCCAGTGCACCCTCC CGCCGCCGTCGCGTCCCTCCCGACGAACCAGAACCATGCTAGCAACAGCAAGCTGAAGCGGCGCTGCTACCAGGGCGTGTGGGTGCGAGAGGAGTGGGCACCAGGCATCATGGCCATGCAGCGCAGCTTCGCGGCGCGCCCCGGCGACGTGGTTCTTGCGAGCGTTCCCAAGAGCGGCACCACGTGGCTCAAGGCCTTGACGTTCGCCACGATGGCCCGCGCCGCGTGCCCGCCGGCTAGCCCCGCCCACCCGCTCCGCCGCCTCAACCCACACGACTGCGTGCCTCTCGTGGACAGGCTCTTCGCCGTCGGCCGCGACGCTGTGCTGGACGcgctgccctcgccgaggctcaTGTGCACGCACATGCCGCTGTCGGTGCTGCCGCCGTCCATCTCCGGAGGACCCCACTGCAAAATCGTCTACATTTGCAG GGATCCAAAGGACATGGTGGTATCGTTGTGGCACTTCGTCAATCGTGCTCAACCTGACATATCGCTCCAAGAGATGTTCGAGACTGTCTGTGAGGGCACAAGTAACGGCGGGCCATTTTGGGATCACATCCTCGGATACTGGAGGGCAAGCAATGCAGAGCCAAGCAGAGTGCTTTTCCTGACCTACGAGCAGATGCTTCAGGATCCGCTCGACAAAGTCAGGAAGCTAGCTCAGTTCCTTGGGAGGCCATTCTCTGACACAGAGGAGGAGGCCGGTGTCGTTGCAGAGATTGTTCAGCTCTGCAGCTTGGAGAATCTGAAAAATTTAGAGGCGAACAAGAAAGGCTCCCAAGGAGTGTTCTTCAAGTTCTCGCATGACTCCTATTTCAGGAATGGGGTGGTGGGAGACTGGGTGAACCACTTGACACCTGAGATGGCTAAACGTCTGGATGCGATATGCAAGGAGAAGTTTCGTGGGTCAGGCTTCACTTTCTAG